The nucleotide sequence aattattgacGTGTacacttttttatgtttatttgcaaacagcaCTTCACAGATAATCACTATAGTAACAACAAGTTATTTTTCAGATTAAAGTCGGTAATCTTATTAAACTATtcatacaaaattatttaaaagataataaatgGCCACTTTGATGCAAATCACAAGGCGGAAACTAAACACAAAAGGTCGTACCTTTGGTTTTGTAAGGTCTGATTAAATGAGAAGAACCTCCCGTCGCTGCAATCCCGGATGTGAGATACGGTCTGTCCTGAAACAATTAATGCAGACACGCTGGAAAGAGTTCATACATCAAAATACAAGAGACGTAGGCTTGGATACAATCAGAACATACACAATATAATTTGACACATGTTCAAAggtatagtttattattttcaactgatagaaatgacaattttttatttattttttataaaagacaaCATTATAGCAGTATGTAAGAATTAAAACAAGCACGATAAAGTATATCGACCCCAGGTAAAAGTAAAGTATCTACACTTAATTATCAAactgtcttgttttgttttttactttgtaaaactgttaaaatatcCCGTTTAACTGCATATAAATGACCgtgcatgtttttttcattgttacatacacaatttaaaatgtgaatgaaATGGTTTAAGTTCAACCatttagttttaaacaatgCTCATGCTTACCCAGAACGGAGAAGGTCTCTATTATACAAGATTGGTTGTATGGAGGTGTACAGTTCTTTAGATAGTGAGAATAGCTTTTGTTGTCATCCATAGCCTCCCTGGAAGAAAGTTATGAGAGAGTTTTTGCTGTACGTAACATAGGCGACGATCAGAAATTTTGAGGTTAATTAGGATTAAAAACATCCTAGGAGGCCTTCCTattatgtatacaattatatcGAAACATTTCTTTCACAATCGAATAGTTTTATGTAAAAGGCAATGTTGGAATCGCTGATAACtcataaaatacatatcaatatcGTTGGGTGCGATCATCATATATTCATGGAAGCAAGATTGAGTacttttattcatattaatgtttttcaCTCACTTGTATGTTTTGAATTGCTCACATTCATTGTTCCCGCCAGTACCAAAGCAGGAATAACACTGGAGATTTGTTGCGGTCTCGTTCATCTCCACTGATCCCACTGAACGAAAACAACAGTTGAATGAATGAagggatggatggatggatggatggatggatggatggaaaGGATGGATGGAAAGGATGAatggatgaatggatggatggatgggccggacggacggacggacggacggacggacggatggatggatggattttgggtgggtgggtggatagacggacggacggacggacggacggatggattgatgggtggatggatggatggatggatggatgatgaTCAAACGAACGAAAAAACGAGCGaacgaaatacaaaaaaacgAACAAACGAACACACGAACGAAAAAACAAGCGAACGAAAAAACAACTAATTAGATAAAGATATGAATAAGACTTAATTTACACAAGCTATAAGAACCAAGACACTTTGACTCTGTGATGGAGGAGTTacgttttaataataatataaactcaAACTTACCAGTAACCATGAACACAAATAACTTGTTAATCATatccatgttttgttttgaaaattgatgaaatgcgtagaacaaaataaaaacctCATGAAAGTATTCaacttttaatttgaatgttcTATAACGAACGCATTATATGTACACGTTTGTTTGTCTGTGGAGATTTATTGCCCTTTCGCGTTTGTTCAAGTAAGTGACTCTTGATAACGTTAAAGGTAGAAAGCTGGTGAACACTTTTATTGCTTTGTATAAATTAGATTACCGATCCATTATTAAAATTTAGggtattgaatataaggaatgTGTCATTAAATGTTGTAAATCATTGCTTTTAAAGTGAACTTCTCCAAATTATTTATCTGGGCGTTGCTGAAATCCAGTAATCCACCTATCTCCCACATGTGTTcccattcccccccccccctcccctgcCCCCCGTCAACACACTGTATATCCCACTCTTTATTCCTAATCTCCGTCATCTGTATTCATGTACTCCCaatcctctctctctctctctctctctctctctctctctctctctctctcatggAATACAATTATGgaaacttttcaaagaaaggCTTAAACTTCTAGTACAAACATTTTTCTTGGGATTTAACATGTGAAATGTGAAACAAAACCATGTAATCTTGGAATTCTGACCATAAAATGTACACTGTGAACTACTATCCCTCCAATATCTGACACTATATGATGACAACCAGAGTTTGTCAGGAGTGCAACTTTTAGTACTTATATAGTGGTGTATAAAGTTTAAACAGTTCAGTTTAAATAGGTTAAGTTGCATTTCCTGGAATTATTAGATCAATACTTTCTGATTTCAACTCTAATAACTGTACTTAATGCACTCACTTTAAGCAAGAGGTTGATAAGTGCATGTCAGGAGTGCAACGCTTTTTGAGGCATTTATGTGACATGCTGTTTTGACCGATAGAAAAAGATAAGTTTATTGCTAGAACTAacctattgttgttgtttttttcaaagaagacatgtaaatgattcatttaaaatgaaacactgGTAGTAAAATGAGATTAAAGtgataaaattgatttattaaatccatattgaagactttattgaaactgaaatatgaaaaatataaatatggacattaaaaataaaaccttgATAATGAATAACATGATagtaaatataatgaatttataacatacatttaagtggaatttaaaaaaagaagaagattcattccctttttaacattaacacaGCTTTACATGTTGTACTCCTGacaaaaaaatttaaaatgtggTTTTATAATGATCATGTTATAGATTTTAatataagacattattttgcgcaaaaatgtatgctatattgacgttatcaacgttgacgtcatttgatgttgacgtcatttcctgttcattgtATTATACAACCTGAtgaatggccgaaacgttgtttcgtaaataaataatttgtgttgaagttggacttctttaattatcaccataaaatgtgagcaaaagtttgatttaaaaaaacaaacgaaGTTAAACCTTTTGCAGTGACTCAAGGGTTATTTGAAGAACTACTTTGACTGTAAATAATGGAGATACCTTTTGTTGGTTTACATAAAGAGATCACAAAAAAACACCTAAAGACACAtaccaaaatacaaacaaatgctTCAACAGAGAGATTCCGGAGATTCCGAGAAACTAAAAGGAGACAGTGAAAACCTGAAAATGAAAGACAGAAAGGAAAAAAAGAGGAAAACCAAAGTATaaagaagaaataaacaaaagggACTA is from Mya arenaria isolate MELC-2E11 chromosome 9, ASM2691426v1 and encodes:
- the LOC128203134 gene encoding uncharacterized protein LOC128203134, which codes for MDMINKLFVFMVTVGSVEMNETATNLQCYSCFGTGGNNECEQFKTYKEAMDDNKSYSHYLKNCTPPYNQSCIIETFSVLGQTVSHIRDCSDGRFFSFNQTLQNQRNAYTRLHELDNSNETACVWDGQHLVCLSKCDGDFCNGPVLERKINAAAEQGVSLTVMSALSVVGLCLRIR